The Peribacillus sp. FSL P2-0133 genome has a segment encoding these proteins:
- the mgtE gene encoding magnesium transporter → MNNELLLEALKTESLDQFRTEFLEMHPYDQAQFYTSLSDEFRSVVYTYLSPEEMADLFENIEIDEEDYESLLAEMNPTYAADMLSHMYADDAADVLNEINDEQAVSYLTIMNDEAASEIQELLNYEESTAGSIMTTEFIAIEANETARSAMQILKREAPEAETIYYVFVTDQDKKLLGVLSLRTLIIADEDALIGDLMDDRVVSVPVSEDQEEVARKIRDYNFLAVPVVDFQNHLLGIITVDDIIDVMDEEASDDYSKLAGISDLDHVDKSPFSAAKKRLPWLVILLFLGLLTASLIGRFEETLSQKAILAVFIPLIGGMAGNTGTQALAVAVRGIATGELEQESKWKLVFREAGTGLIIGLTCGIAITFIVYFWQGDLMLGLLVGISIFITLIVATLAGSIVPLLMHKMKIDPAVASGPFITTINDLISILIYFGLATLLMGYLL, encoded by the coding sequence ATGAATAACGAGCTTTTGCTTGAAGCGCTAAAAACGGAAAGTCTAGATCAGTTTCGTACGGAGTTCCTTGAAATGCATCCATATGATCAGGCTCAATTTTATACAAGCTTGTCAGATGAATTCAGATCTGTCGTCTACACATATTTGTCACCGGAAGAAATGGCGGACCTTTTTGAAAATATAGAAATAGATGAAGAGGATTACGAAAGCCTGTTGGCTGAAATGAATCCTACTTACGCAGCCGATATGCTTTCCCATATGTATGCGGATGATGCGGCTGACGTCCTGAATGAAATCAATGATGAGCAGGCAGTCAGCTATTTGACCATCATGAATGATGAAGCGGCAAGTGAAATCCAGGAGCTTCTGAACTATGAGGAATCTACGGCAGGAAGTATCATGACGACAGAATTCATTGCCATTGAAGCAAATGAAACCGCTCGATCAGCCATGCAGATCTTAAAAAGGGAAGCTCCGGAAGCGGAAACAATTTATTATGTGTTCGTAACCGATCAGGATAAGAAGTTGCTTGGTGTTTTATCGCTCAGGACATTGATCATTGCTGATGAAGATGCTTTAATCGGTGATTTAATGGATGACAGGGTAGTTTCCGTACCTGTATCTGAAGACCAGGAAGAGGTGGCACGAAAAATAAGGGACTATAACTTCCTTGCCGTGCCAGTCGTCGATTTCCAAAACCATTTATTAGGGATTATAACGGTTGATGATATCATTGACGTCATGGATGAAGAGGCATCCGATGACTATTCTAAATTGGCAGGTATCTCTGATCTTGATCATGTTGATAAGAGTCCATTTTCCGCTGCAAAAAAACGGCTGCCATGGTTGGTCATCCTCTTATTTTTAGGCTTGCTGACTGCGAGTTTGATCGGCCGATTCGAAGAAACACTAAGTCAAAAAGCGATTCTTGCTGTATTTATTCCATTGATTGGCGGCATGGCTGGAAATACAGGAACACAAGCATTGGCAGTAGCGGTCAGAGGGATCGCAACAGGTGAATTAGAACAAGAAAGCAAGTGGAAACTGGTCTTTCGAGAGGCTGGAACTGGCCTTATTATTGGCCTGACATGTGGAATTGCCATCACTTTCATTGTCTATTTTTGGCAAGGTGATTTAATGCTAGGATTATTAGTCGGTATTTCCATTTTCATAACTCTAATCGTGGCCACACTTGCCGGTTCAATCGTCCCGCTTCTTATGCATAAAATGAAAATCGACCCAGCGGTAGCTTCAGGTCCTTTCATTACAACAATCAACGACCTTATCAGTATTCTTATTTATTTCGGATTAGCAACATTATTAATGGGCTATTTACTATAA
- the prpE gene encoding bis(5'-nucleosyl)-tetraphosphatase PrpE, translating into MNIDIIGDIHGCFAEFRQLTEKMGYTWETGFPVHPSGRILGFVGDLTDRGPNSLQVIEVVHELVINQNIARYAPGNHCNKLYRYFSGNKVQISHGLETTVAEYESLNIREQKKIRKKFMDLYERSPLYQLIDKGRLIIAHAGIRRDYIGQYSNKVKTFVLYGDINGSKHPDGSPVRKDWAQSYKGETWIVYGHTPVPEARRVNHTYNIDTGCVFGGKLTAVRYPEMDLQEVPSSMPYIAEKFRTSFD; encoded by the coding sequence ATGAACATCGATATCATAGGGGACATTCATGGATGTTTCGCTGAATTCAGGCAGCTGACCGAAAAAATGGGCTATACATGGGAGACTGGGTTTCCTGTACATCCCTCTGGAAGAATTCTCGGCTTTGTAGGGGATTTAACCGATCGCGGCCCAAACTCCCTTCAAGTAATAGAGGTTGTCCATGAATTAGTCATTAACCAAAATATAGCAAGGTATGCCCCAGGTAACCACTGCAATAAATTGTATCGTTATTTTTCAGGCAATAAAGTTCAAATTTCACACGGTTTAGAGACTACTGTAGCTGAATATGAATCACTGAACATTCGGGAGCAGAAGAAGATCCGAAAAAAGTTTATGGATCTGTATGAACGTTCCCCACTTTATCAACTCATCGATAAAGGGCGATTGATCATTGCCCATGCAGGAATTCGCAGAGACTATATTGGCCAATATAGCAATAAGGTAAAAACCTTTGTCCTCTATGGTGATATCAATGGCTCCAAACATCCCGATGGGTCACCGGTCAGGAAAGACTGGGCACAATCATACAAAGGGGAAACATGGATCGTATATGGACATACACCAGTCCCTGAAGCTAGACGAGTCAATCATACATATAATATTGATACAGGCTGCGTCTTCGGTGGAAAACTGACGGCTGTCCGTTATCCCGAAATGGATCTTCAAGAGGTGCCTTCTTCCATGCCATATATAGCGGAAAAATTCAGGACATCTTTTGATTAA
- a CDS encoding NAD kinase — translation MKFAITSKGDAKSNTLMQRMRTYLQDFHLEYDEDQPDIVISVGGDGTLLYAFHRYKNRLDKTAFVGVHTGHLGFYADWTPDEIEKLVIALAKTPFQIVEYPLLETIVRYQHGGREARFLALNESTVKSVEGTLVMDVEIRGQHFETFRGDGLCIATPSGSTAYNKALGGAIVHPSIDAIQITELASINNRVFRTVGSPLLLPAHHTCMFRPVNAVNFQITVDHLSLLQENVKSIQCRVADEKIRFARFRPFPFWKRVHDSFIAN, via the coding sequence ATGAAATTTGCGATTACGTCAAAAGGAGATGCGAAATCGAATACTTTAATGCAAAGGATGCGAACGTATCTTCAGGACTTTCATTTGGAATATGACGAAGATCAGCCGGATATTGTCATTTCTGTCGGTGGTGATGGCACTTTATTATATGCTTTTCACCGTTATAAGAATCGATTGGATAAAACTGCCTTTGTCGGTGTACATACAGGACATCTTGGTTTTTATGCAGATTGGACCCCTGATGAAATTGAAAAATTGGTGATAGCTTTAGCTAAAACCCCATTTCAAATAGTGGAATATCCACTGCTCGAAACGATTGTCCGTTATCAGCATGGAGGACGGGAAGCAAGATTTTTGGCTTTGAATGAATCGACGGTCAAAAGTGTGGAAGGGACGCTTGTCATGGACGTTGAAATACGCGGCCAGCATTTCGAGACGTTCCGTGGAGATGGTTTATGCATTGCGACGCCATCTGGAAGCACGGCGTATAATAAGGCGCTTGGCGGTGCCATCGTCCATCCATCAATCGATGCTATCCAGATTACCGAATTGGCATCCATTAATAACCGGGTGTTTAGGACGGTAGGATCTCCACTTCTGCTGCCGGCACATCATACGTGTATGTTCAGGCCGGTCAATGCGGTCAATTTTCAAATTACGGTCGACCATTTGTCCTTGCTTCAGGAAAATGTAAAGTCGATACAGTGCCGAGTGGCAGATGAAAAGATCCGATTTGCCAGATTCCGCCCTTTTCCTTTCTGGAAAAGAGTGCATGATTCATTTATTGCTAATTAA
- a CDS encoding RluA family pseudouridine synthase → MSNQNFSLTWSVFEEDSGSLLREFLSKCDISKRALTDIKFKGGYIQLNGEEVTVRERIETGDIVTVIFPPEQASEGLLPEPIPLNVRYEDEFVLVVAKPPSMNTIPSREHPNGSLANGLAGYYRKTGIQATIHIVTRLDRDTSGLVLIAKHRHIHHLLSEQQKSGQVKRRYQAVAEGIVEGPVGEIVAPIGRKSTSIIEREVREDGRYACTLFKVLAHTESHTFLNLELRTGRTHQIRVHMAHIGHPLAGDDLYGGNRRGIPRQALHCFELKFLHPFTKKMMLFQEELPEDMTRLLEGSKGWDS, encoded by the coding sequence ATGTCAAATCAAAACTTTTCTTTGACCTGGTCGGTTTTTGAAGAGGATTCTGGCTCTTTATTGCGAGAGTTTCTCAGCAAATGCGATATTTCAAAACGAGCATTAACGGATATTAAGTTTAAAGGTGGATATATCCAGTTGAACGGCGAAGAAGTGACCGTAAGGGAACGGATTGAAACGGGCGACATCGTCACCGTCATATTTCCGCCGGAGCAGGCAAGCGAAGGTCTTTTGCCGGAACCCATCCCCCTGAATGTCAGGTATGAAGATGAGTTTGTATTGGTGGTGGCCAAGCCCCCTTCCATGAATACCATTCCTTCCCGCGAGCATCCCAACGGCAGTCTGGCGAATGGCCTGGCGGGTTATTATAGGAAGACGGGAATACAGGCGACGATCCATATAGTTACACGTCTTGACCGGGACACATCAGGTTTGGTTTTAATTGCCAAGCACCGGCATATCCATCATCTTTTAAGTGAACAGCAAAAATCAGGACAGGTTAAACGGAGATACCAAGCCGTAGCTGAAGGAATCGTTGAAGGACCTGTAGGAGAGATAGTGGCGCCAATCGGACGAAAATCGACCAGCATCATTGAACGGGAAGTCAGGGAGGATGGCCGGTATGCCTGTACCCTATTTAAGGTATTGGCACATACAGAGTCCCATACATTCCTTAATTTGGAACTCCGAACAGGGCGTACACATCAAATCAGGGTCCATATGGCGCATATTGGTCACCCGCTGGCTGGTGATGATTTATATGGAGGGAACAGGAGAGGTATCCCTCGCCAAGCCCTTCATTGTTTTGAATTGAAATTTTTACATCCTTTCACCAAGAAGATGATGTTGTTTCAAGAAGAGTTACCAGAAGATATGACCCGTTTGCTCGAGGGAAGTAAAGGATGGGATTCCTGA